The following proteins come from a genomic window of Nostoc sp. ATCC 53789:
- a CDS encoding TonB-dependent siderophore receptor, producing the protein MKLKKLLPYLLLTSSLTVSIATAARSEEVGIGVSEHLKSTPTDANSNQPFTGEPIREIQRISELVHPGKSAEILRQPPQLSQGSTTEIVPVSAVKANPTTQGVEVILQTALGEKLQLVNRSSGNNFIADIPNAQLRLPSGDTFTFRSERPIAGITEITVANFDANTIRVTVIGEASVPTVELFDSPDEGLILSVASATSSTSQGQQTQTPQKPEANQSETETPPSQPSAASDEPIELVVTGDPDGYRVPETSTATRTDTPLRDIPQSIQVVPKQVIEEQGITRISDAARNVSGVSVGTGYSGAVDDLTIRGFLNSNILRNGFKTQNAFIYGANVEQVEVLKGPASVLYGQFEPGGIVNYVTKQPLNEPYYAGEFTVGSYSFYRSSIDISGPLTPEKNLLYRLNIAYENSGSFRDFVNGDVFSISPIVSYKIDDATNISLEYEYTKVNRVFDRGFLPNSVFLDLPISRNLGEPSDSINIENNRFALTLDHRFNENLRLRSNLSGQFIETNDTHINPNELVGDTLSRDYSTGLSPGESNDLSLQTDLISEFKTGSIQHQLLFGVEFSRSISNYSLDQASISSLNIFAPVYGYEIPSRESFTYAVKSDSTTNTAAIYLQDQVTLLPNLKLLVGGRYDFVDYNNKFIPDTINGSEPEESNFYDTAFSPRVGLVYQPIEPISLYVSYSRSFVPNNFRSNGEALEPSRGTQYEVGIKADLSPQISLTLAAYDITKTNIPTVDPDNPDVFFAVGEVKSRGIELDVAGEITPGWKIIASGFLNDAYVSEDNDPSLQGSRLVNAPYHGASLWTTYEIQSGDLQGFGFGAGLFFIGDRITNQSDPFTLPSYVRTDATIFYKRNDWGAALNFKNLFDVKYYETNGFYVFPQAPFTVQGTISFSF; encoded by the coding sequence ATGAAACTGAAAAAATTGCTTCCCTACCTGTTATTGACAAGCTCTTTGACTGTATCGATCGCAACTGCTGCTAGAAGTGAAGAAGTAGGGATAGGTGTATCAGAGCATCTCAAGTCAACTCCAACAGATGCTAATTCCAATCAACCATTTACTGGGGAACCAATCAGAGAGATTCAACGAATAAGTGAGTTAGTACATCCTGGCAAGAGTGCAGAGATACTTCGACAACCACCACAACTCAGCCAAGGGAGTACCACGGAAATTGTCCCAGTGAGTGCAGTTAAGGCTAATCCCACCACTCAGGGAGTGGAAGTGATTTTACAAACTGCCCTTGGTGAAAAATTACAACTGGTGAATCGCAGTTCGGGCAATAATTTTATCGCTGATATTCCCAACGCACAATTACGTTTACCTTCAGGTGATACATTCACATTTCGCTCGGAGCGGCCAATTGCAGGTATTACTGAGATAACGGTCGCAAACTTTGATGCCAATACTATCCGAGTCACGGTGATTGGTGAAGCGAGTGTACCGACTGTAGAGTTGTTTGACAGTCCTGACGAGGGTTTGATTTTGAGTGTGGCTAGTGCTACGTCTTCCACATCCCAAGGACAACAAACACAAACACCACAAAAGCCTGAAGCAAATCAGTCAGAAACAGAAACTCCGCCAAGTCAACCTTCTGCGGCGAGTGATGAACCGATTGAACTAGTAGTGACGGGCGATCCTGATGGATATCGTGTACCTGAAACATCAACTGCAACCAGAACCGACACCCCACTGCGCGATATTCCTCAGTCCATTCAAGTTGTACCCAAACAAGTAATTGAGGAGCAGGGAATCACTCGGATTTCAGATGCAGCCCGTAACGTGTCTGGTGTATCGGTGGGAACAGGCTATAGTGGCGCTGTAGATGACTTAACGATTCGGGGATTTCTCAACTCAAACATCCTGAGAAATGGCTTCAAAACTCAAAATGCTTTTATCTATGGCGCAAATGTCGAACAGGTTGAAGTTCTAAAAGGCCCAGCTTCAGTGCTGTATGGTCAATTTGAACCAGGTGGTATTGTTAATTACGTCACAAAACAACCGTTAAATGAACCCTACTACGCAGGCGAATTTACAGTAGGAAGTTACAGTTTTTATCGTTCGTCCATTGATATTTCTGGGCCCCTGACTCCAGAGAAAAATCTTTTATATCGTCTCAATATTGCCTATGAAAACTCTGGTAGTTTTCGTGATTTTGTCAATGGGGATGTTTTCTCTATCTCTCCCATTGTCAGCTACAAGATTGATGATGCCACAAACATCTCTCTAGAATACGAATACACAAAGGTCAATAGAGTATTTGATCGTGGTTTTTTACCTAACAGTGTTTTTCTTGACCTCCCTATCAGCCGGAATTTAGGCGAACCAAGCGACTCGATTAATATTGAAAATAACCGCTTTGCTTTAACCCTAGACCATCGATTTAATGAAAACTTGCGTCTGCGGAGTAATTTATCTGGTCAATTTATTGAGACAAATGATACCCACATTAATCCTAATGAGTTAGTTGGCGATACCTTATCGCGAGACTACTCTACAGGTCTTTCTCCTGGTGAAAGTAACGATTTATCGCTGCAAACCGATTTGATTAGTGAATTCAAAACTGGATCAATTCAGCATCAGCTACTTTTTGGTGTGGAATTCAGTAGAAGCATTAGTAATTATTCACTCGATCAAGCAAGTATTTCATCACTAAATATCTTCGCTCCTGTCTATGGATATGAAATTCCATCCCGTGAAAGTTTTACCTATGCAGTAAAGTCCGATTCAACCACAAATACAGCAGCAATTTATTTACAAGACCAAGTGACATTGCTGCCAAATTTGAAATTGCTAGTCGGCGGCAGATATGATTTTGTTGATTACAACAATAAATTCATTCCTGACACAATTAATGGTAGCGAGCCAGAAGAATCTAATTTTTATGATACAGCCTTTTCACCGCGTGTCGGATTAGTTTATCAGCCAATAGAACCAATCTCGCTGTATGTCAGTTATAGCCGTTCCTTTGTACCCAATAATTTTAGGTCGAATGGAGAAGCGCTGGAGCCTTCGCGGGGTACTCAGTATGAAGTCGGGATTAAAGCCGATCTCAGCCCTCAGATATCGCTGACGTTAGCAGCTTATGATATTACAAAGACCAATATACCGACAGTTGATCCTGATAATCCTGATGTATTCTTTGCAGTCGGAGAGGTAAAAAGTCGTGGAATTGAACTGGATGTGGCAGGAGAAATTACACCCGGTTGGAAGATAATAGCTTCTGGTTTTTTAAATGATGCCTATGTCAGCGAAGACAACGATCCTTCTTTGCAAGGTTCGCGGTTGGTAAATGCACCCTATCATGGCGCTAGTTTATGGACAACTTATGAAATCCAGAGTGGTGATTTGCAAGGGTTCGGTTTTGGTGCAGGGTTATTTTTTATAGGCGATCGCATTACTAACCAAAGCGATCCGTTTACTCTTCCTTCCTATGTTAGAACCGATGCGACTATCTTCTACAAACGTAATGATTGGGGAGCCGCACTCAATTTCAAAAATCTGTTTGATGTGAAATACTACGAAACCAACGGCTTTTATGTATTCCCACAAGCACCTTTTACAGTTCAGGGCACAATTTCATTCAGTTTTTAA
- a CDS encoding PepSY-associated TM helix domain-containing protein, producing the protein MKSKTFRNWAFALHRYLGLAMGFVLIIIGLTGSLLVFQKEINHFLVAQQFGYISPQEAPLSLESVVNTVKAEYDSSRKDLKLNKVYIPSEPNEPIMFAFVAPDDKGIDVIVNPYTAAIMGERSDRTLILLLYELHYNLMAGDVGMTIVGVIAFLLLVLSITGVILWPGWRRLIAGFKIKWNAHPKRLNFDIHKVVGIITVVFLTLTAFTGFCWNFYDFTEPIIYAVTFTKKQPEPVSVPKPGQLPLRLTEQLKIADAALPGAMVKSISFPNQPEDSLTISFKLPQENAERGQSNVYLDQYTGKVLRVDNALKMPLGDRILNSFIPLHYGTFGGLSTRILYVFVGLSPLILFISGFVMYQHRYREKSVRHNQVIELSKNHQD; encoded by the coding sequence ATGAAATCCAAAACATTCCGTAACTGGGCATTTGCTCTACACCGCTACCTCGGTTTAGCTATGGGATTTGTGCTGATTATAATTGGCTTGACAGGTAGTTTATTGGTCTTTCAGAAGGAAATTAACCACTTTTTAGTAGCCCAACAGTTTGGATATATCTCTCCCCAAGAAGCGCCACTGTCTCTAGAGTCAGTGGTAAATACTGTGAAAGCGGAATATGATTCATCCCGAAAGGACTTAAAACTCAATAAAGTCTATATCCCTTCAGAGCCAAATGAACCAATTATGTTTGCCTTCGTTGCTCCTGATGACAAAGGGATAGATGTTATTGTCAATCCTTATACTGCTGCAATCATGGGTGAGCGATCGGACAGAACATTGATTCTTCTGCTGTATGAACTCCATTATAATCTGATGGCTGGAGACGTTGGGATGACCATCGTTGGAGTTATAGCATTCCTGTTGCTCGTTCTGAGTATTACGGGTGTCATTCTCTGGCCTGGATGGCGCAGGCTGATTGCAGGATTCAAGATCAAGTGGAATGCTCATCCAAAGCGGCTGAACTTCGACATTCATAAAGTAGTAGGCATTATTACAGTGGTGTTCCTGACGCTGACTGCCTTTACTGGCTTCTGCTGGAATTTCTACGACTTCACCGAACCCATCATCTATGCAGTAACATTTACCAAAAAGCAACCAGAACCTGTTTCTGTGCCCAAACCTGGTCAATTACCGTTGCGACTTACAGAACAACTAAAGATTGCTGATGCTGCCTTGCCAGGTGCTATGGTCAAGAGTATTTCCTTCCCTAATCAACCTGAAGACAGCTTAACAATTAGCTTTAAGCTACCCCAGGAAAATGCAGAACGTGGTCAGAGTAATGTTTATCTTGACCAGTACACGGGTAAAGTTTTGCGAGTTGATAATGCTTTAAAAATGCCATTGGGCGATCGCATCCTCAACTCTTTTATTCCCCTACACTATGGTACATTTGGTGGTTTATCCACGCGCATTCTCTACGTATTTGTCGGATTATCACCCTTAATTTTATTTATAAGTGGCTTTGTCATGTACCAACATCGCTACCGAGAAAAATCTGTCCGCCACAATCAGGTAATAGAGCTATCAAAGAACCATCAAGATTAA
- a CDS encoding MFS transporter produces the protein MRIFIIIWLGQTVSIIGSGMTGFAFTIWIWELTHQVTAIALFGLFAQLPQVLMAPIAGFIVDRWNRKYLMIVGDTVSGVVAIAVLLLYSTRHLQLWHLYLAVAIQGIFEVVQELAYSTSISTMMPKQHYSRVSSLRFLADYGSSIIAPTLAGILYSVIGLVGILIIDIVSFVFAVTTVLGVHIPQPSMTAVNTQSFTNWKQEIYFGWHYIAVRPSLLAMLVLAFVFTFAYDFGLSIYSPMVLALTGNDAKVLGTLASAAGIGGIVGVLLINSWGGFKRRIDGVLLGMIGVGLGKIIFGLAKTPLIWIPAQFCSSLNFPILGSSCDAIWLTKVNPQIQGRVFATLKVVTLVASTVAYLIAGPLADYIFEPAMMPDGSLAPILGWIFGTGKGSGMAVLYFISSLGMLLIGLSGYAFRTLRDVEIMLPDHDANTALRK, from the coding sequence GTGCGTATATTCATCATTATTTGGCTTGGTCAAACCGTTTCTATTATTGGTAGTGGGATGACTGGCTTCGCATTCACTATCTGGATATGGGAACTAACGCATCAGGTTACAGCAATAGCGTTGTTTGGGTTGTTTGCACAATTGCCACAAGTATTGATGGCTCCTATCGCTGGGTTTATTGTAGATCGTTGGAACCGTAAATATCTGATGATAGTTGGGGATACAGTGAGTGGTGTTGTAGCGATCGCTGTCTTACTACTTTATTCAACTAGACATCTGCAATTATGGCATTTATACTTAGCTGTCGCTATCCAAGGTATTTTTGAGGTAGTTCAAGAACTGGCTTACTCAACATCCATATCTACGATGATGCCCAAGCAGCACTACAGTCGTGTTAGCAGTCTGAGATTTTTAGCTGATTACGGTTCTAGTATCATCGCACCAACACTAGCAGGCATTCTCTACTCAGTTATTGGGCTTGTTGGGATATTAATTATCGATATTGTGAGTTTTGTATTCGCTGTCACCACAGTTTTAGGAGTACATATCCCACAACCTAGTATGACAGCAGTAAACACTCAAAGTTTCACTAATTGGAAGCAGGAGATTTACTTTGGTTGGCATTACATTGCTGTACGTCCAAGTTTGCTTGCCATGCTAGTGTTAGCATTTGTATTTACATTTGCCTATGACTTTGGACTCTCAATCTATTCACCGATGGTTCTAGCGCTGACTGGTAATGATGCTAAGGTGTTAGGCACTTTAGCCTCAGCAGCAGGAATTGGTGGAATAGTTGGCGTATTACTCATCAATAGCTGGGGTGGTTTCAAGCGTCGTATAGATGGGGTGCTACTTGGTATGATCGGTGTTGGTTTGGGCAAAATTATCTTTGGTCTAGCTAAGACACCATTGATTTGGATTCCAGCTCAATTCTGTTCATCTCTGAATTTTCCCATACTTGGCAGTTCTTGTGATGCTATCTGGCTAACCAAGGTTAATCCTCAGATCCAAGGACGTGTTTTTGCGACTCTAAAGGTTGTAACGTTGGTTGCTTCAACGGTTGCTTATTTGATAGCTGGGCCACTAGCCGACTATATTTTTGAACCTGCAATGATGCCAGATGGTAGTCTTGCACCCATATTAGGCTGGATATTCGGCACGGGAAAAGGTTCGGGTATGGCAGTTTTGTACTTCATCTCTTCGCTAGGGATGTTACTTATTGGCTTAAGTGGATATGCTTTCCGCACTTTGCGTGACGTAGAAATTATGCTGCCCGATCATGATGCTAATACAGCACTGCGGAAATAG
- a CDS encoding condensation domain-containing protein, with translation MAIQIKDFKEIDPNFTVVDLLHQRSLTQPDTIAFTFLEDGETQESTLTYQQLVKRSCAIASQLQALNLNGERALLLYPPGLDYLTAFFGCLYAGVVAVPAYPPLNQRKTPRISAITKDAQPSIALTTTAMLPTLQSIFAQATNLESLQWLTTDDIAPGSEDAWQQTHINPDTLAFLQYTSGSTGTPKGVMLSHGNLLHNAAMTYQIMEHSPSSKFVSWLPVYHDMGLIGGILQPLYGGFPCILMSPTAFLQRPYRWLQAISHYKGTTSGAPNFAYELCIQKITPEQKETLDLSSWSVAFNGAEPIRQDTLERFAEAFAECGFRREAFYPCYGMAEATLMISGGSKKAVPPCITVVKSALSRNRVVEANTDSEDIQSFVSCGQTLPQQQIAIANPETFTPCQPDEVGEIWVSGPSVGQGYRHRQQETEQVFHAYLQGTGVSTTLGPFLRTGDLGFLHNGELFITGRAKDLIIIRGRNLYPQDIELTTEYSHPSLRLGSCAAFAVEVAHEERLVVVQELEFRAKPNFEEVTAAIRQTVAEVHEVQVYAVVLIKPGSIPKTSSGKIQRRATKANFLATKLEVISQSILDSADDLENKTNLSREAIMATASETRLPLLISYLQKQIAQILKIEVSQVKPEQPLNSLGIDSLIVFDLKNRIQVDFGVAISVEDFFQDASVVLLAMQILSQLTITKSSEPLLQPISRNQELPLCLSQERLWFLNQLEPNNPFYNVPIAIRLTGKLHQATLEQSLNEVVQRHEALRTSFVSVKGRPVQVITPSVKLTLPVLELPEATVAEALRFATEFAQKPFDLSQSPLLRVQLLYLKPEEHILLLTMHHIIADGWSIGILIQELAEIYQAISHDLPSLLPKLPIQYADFADWQRKWLQGEILHTQLDYWKQQLSGNLSVLQLTTDRPRPAIQTFAGKKQFLAFPKALSEAVKELNQREGVTQFMTLIAVFKTLLYCYTNQQEILVGSPVAGRTRAETQGIIGFFINTLVLRTNLSGNPSFRTLLGRVREVALGAYAHQELPFEKLVEELQPERDLSHNPLFQVMFILQNAPIPSIEFPELTLHPLEVDSGTSKFDLKFSIWESTEGFNGSLEYKTDLFDDKTIGRMIIHFEILLRNVVEQPDIRLNELAEIIVTSDREQQQIKEKELEFTSLEKLKLTKRKVIN, from the coding sequence ATGGCTATACAAATCAAGGACTTTAAAGAAATTGACCCTAACTTCACGGTTGTTGATCTTCTCCATCAAAGAAGCTTGACACAGCCGGATACAATTGCTTTCACCTTCCTTGAAGATGGAGAAACCCAAGAATCAACACTGACTTATCAACAACTGGTGAAGCGCTCTTGTGCGATCGCATCTCAACTCCAAGCTTTAAATTTAAATGGGGAACGAGCCTTATTACTTTATCCACCTGGACTAGATTACTTAACTGCTTTTTTTGGTTGTCTATACGCTGGAGTTGTTGCAGTTCCGGCTTATCCACCTCTCAATCAACGCAAAACACCCAGAATAAGCGCTATTACTAAAGATGCACAACCTAGCATTGCTCTGACTACAACAGCGATGCTCCCGACATTACAATCCATATTTGCACAAGCAACAAACCTAGAAAGTCTCCAGTGGTTGACTACAGATGATATAGCGCCAGGTTCAGAAGACGCTTGGCAACAAACTCACATCAATCCAGATACCCTAGCTTTTTTGCAATATACATCGGGTTCTACAGGGACACCAAAGGGAGTCATGCTTAGTCACGGCAATTTGCTCCACAATGCCGCCATGACTTACCAAATTATGGAACATTCTCCTAGTAGTAAATTTGTTTCTTGGCTACCTGTTTACCATGATATGGGATTGATTGGTGGTATTTTGCAACCTTTGTATGGTGGATTTCCTTGCATCTTGATGTCCCCAACAGCTTTTTTACAACGACCTTATCGTTGGTTACAGGCAATTTCTCACTACAAAGGTACAACTAGCGGAGCCCCTAACTTTGCTTATGAATTGTGCATTCAAAAGATTACCCCTGAGCAAAAAGAAACCCTTGATTTAAGTAGTTGGAGTGTTGCATTTAATGGTGCTGAACCCATTCGGCAGGATACTTTAGAACGGTTTGCAGAGGCTTTTGCAGAGTGTGGCTTTCGCCGGGAAGCATTTTACCCATGTTACGGGATGGCGGAAGCAACCCTGATGATTTCTGGCGGGAGCAAGAAAGCTGTACCTCCTTGTATAACAGTTGTCAAATCGGCACTTTCCAGAAACCGGGTTGTTGAAGCAAATACTGATAGTGAAGATATTCAAAGTTTTGTCAGTTGTGGACAAACTTTACCACAACAACAAATTGCGATCGCTAATCCAGAGACTTTTACCCCTTGTCAACCTGACGAAGTTGGAGAAATTTGGGTATCAGGCCCTAGTGTTGGGCAAGGTTATCGGCATCGGCAACAAGAGACGGAGCAAGTATTTCACGCCTATCTCCAAGGCACAGGAGTTAGCACAACATTAGGGCCATTTTTACGTACTGGTGACTTAGGCTTTTTGCACAATGGAGAACTCTTCATTACAGGTAGAGCCAAAGATTTAATTATCATCAGAGGTCGTAATCTTTACCCACAAGACATCGAACTAACTACAGAATACAGCCATCCATCATTGCGTTTAGGTAGCTGTGCAGCTTTTGCTGTGGAAGTTGCTCATGAAGAACGGTTGGTAGTGGTGCAGGAATTGGAGTTTCGTGCCAAACCAAATTTTGAAGAAGTTACTGCCGCAATTCGTCAGACCGTTGCAGAAGTACATGAAGTGCAAGTATATGCAGTAGTACTAATCAAACCAGGTAGTATTCCCAAAACTTCTAGCGGCAAAATTCAACGCCGTGCCACAAAAGCCAATTTTTTGGCAACCAAACTGGAAGTTATCAGCCAGAGTATCCTGGATAGTGCAGATGACCTTGAGAATAAGACGAATCTGAGCCGTGAAGCAATTATGGCAACAGCGTCAGAAACCCGCCTACCATTGCTGATATCTTACTTACAAAAACAAATTGCTCAGATATTAAAAATTGAAGTTTCCCAAGTGAAACCAGAACAACCACTAAATAGCTTGGGAATCGATTCCTTAATAGTTTTCGATTTAAAAAATCGAATTCAGGTAGATTTTGGGGTAGCAATATCTGTTGAAGATTTTTTCCAAGATGCTAGTGTCGTTCTGCTAGCAATGCAAATCCTTTCTCAATTAACAATTACAAAATCTTCAGAACCACTGCTACAGCCGATTTCTCGCAATCAAGAACTACCCCTGTGTCTATCTCAAGAGCGCTTGTGGTTCCTTAACCAGTTAGAACCTAATAACCCCTTCTACAACGTTCCCATTGCAATACGTTTGACTGGGAAGCTTCATCAGGCGACATTAGAACAAAGTCTTAACGAAGTCGTACAGCGTCACGAAGCCTTGCGAACTAGCTTTGTATCTGTCAAAGGGCGACCAGTTCAGGTGATTACCCCAAGTGTGAAGTTGACACTACCAGTTTTGGAATTACCAGAAGCAACTGTGGCTGAGGCTTTGCGCTTCGCCACAGAGTTCGCTCAAAAACCCTTTGATTTATCACAGTCGCCACTGCTGCGAGTTCAACTTTTGTATTTGAAACCAGAGGAGCATATATTGCTCTTGACCATGCACCACATTATTGCCGATGGTTGGTCTATTGGTATTCTGATTCAAGAACTAGCAGAGATTTACCAAGCTATTTCTCATGACTTACCTTCTCTACTTCCTAAACTTCCCATCCAGTATGCAGATTTTGCTGATTGGCAGAGAAAATGGCTACAAGGAGAGATTCTTCATACCCAACTTGATTACTGGAAACAGCAGTTAAGCGGTAATCTATCAGTACTGCAACTGACTACAGATAGACCCCGACCAGCAATACAAACCTTCGCTGGTAAAAAGCAATTTCTAGCATTTCCTAAAGCTTTAAGTGAAGCAGTAAAAGAATTAAATCAGCGAGAGGGTGTCACTCAGTTTATGACACTCATCGCAGTATTTAAGACGTTGTTATACTGTTATACAAACCAACAAGAAATCTTAGTTGGTTCGCCTGTCGCAGGTCGGACTAGAGCAGAAACTCAGGGGATAATAGGGTTTTTTATTAATACCCTGGTGCTGCGTACAAATCTATCAGGTAATCCGAGTTTTCGGACTTTATTAGGGCGGGTACGCGAAGTGGCTTTGGGTGCTTACGCTCATCAAGAATTGCCCTTTGAAAAGTTAGTGGAAGAATTACAACCAGAGCGGGATTTAAGCCACAACCCATTGTTTCAAGTGATGTTTATTCTGCAAAATGCTCCCATTCCATCTATAGAATTTCCAGAGCTAACTCTGCATCCCCTAGAGGTTGATAGTGGTACATCTAAATTTGATTTGAAATTCAGTATTTGGGAAAGTACAGAAGGATTTAACGGCTCATTAGAGTATAAAACAGACTTGTTTGATGACAAGACTATTGGGCGAATGATTATTCATTTTGAAATTCTGCTACGCAATGTTGTTGAACAGCCAGATATCAGACTGAATGAGTTAGCCGAAATTATCGTTACCTCTGACAGAGAACAACAGCAAATTAAAGAGAAAGAGCTAGAATTTACCTCATTAGAAAAGCTGAAGTTAACCAAGCGTAAAGTCATTAATTAA
- a CDS encoding TauD/TfdA family dioxygenase, whose translation MKIPESPKLNLNELRITKRQGINVSPAELIKAVPLVAGNSLPLLIQPTVDAVNLVAWAVSNRELITNHLFKHGGILFRNFQVKNYLEFEQFIKSVTGELLEYRDRSSPRSPIQGNIYTSTDYPANSSIFLHSELSYAKTWPLKIFFFCIQPAQQGGETPIADTRKLLQRIDGKICDRFSQKGVMYVRNFGDGFGLPWQTVFQTTNPSEVEAFCRSNGIEFEWKEGNRLRTRQVRQAVATHPHTNELVWFNHAAFFHISTLEPSIREPLLAEFPESDLPHNTYYGDGSAIEPAVLDEIRSAYQQEMVIFPWQAGDILMLDNMLTAHGRMPFVGARKIAVGMAEQYSN comes from the coding sequence ATGAAAATTCCAGAGTCCCCAAAACTTAATCTCAATGAGTTACGAATAACTAAACGGCAAGGTATCAATGTTTCGCCAGCCGAATTGATTAAAGCAGTACCTTTAGTGGCAGGAAATTCGCTTCCTTTGCTTATCCAACCCACTGTAGATGCAGTGAATTTAGTTGCTTGGGCGGTGAGTAATCGGGAGTTGATTACAAATCATTTGTTTAAGCATGGCGGAATTCTGTTTCGGAATTTTCAGGTGAAGAACTATTTGGAGTTTGAGCAGTTTATCAAAAGCGTGACTGGAGAGTTACTGGAATATCGCGATCGCTCTTCACCACGCAGCCCAATCCAAGGTAATATTTATACTTCAACTGACTATCCTGCCAACTCAAGTATTTTTCTGCACAGCGAACTTTCTTACGCCAAAACCTGGCCTTTAAAGATTTTCTTTTTTTGTATTCAGCCTGCACAACAAGGAGGAGAAACACCAATTGCAGACACTCGCAAATTGTTGCAACGGATTGATGGTAAAATTTGCGATCGCTTCAGTCAAAAGGGAGTTATGTATGTCCGTAACTTTGGCGACGGCTTTGGCTTACCTTGGCAAACAGTTTTTCAAACAACCAATCCATCTGAAGTAGAAGCATTTTGTCGTAGTAATGGCATTGAGTTCGAGTGGAAAGAGGGTAATCGTTTGAGAACCCGTCAAGTTCGTCAAGCGGTTGCTACACACCCGCACACAAATGAACTCGTGTGGTTTAATCACGCTGCCTTCTTTCATATCTCAACTTTGGAACCAAGCATCCGCGAACCATTATTAGCAGAGTTCCCAGAATCAGATTTGCCCCACAATACTTATTACGGTGATGGTTCAGCAATTGAACCTGCTGTACTAGATGAAATTCGCTCTGCTTACCAACAAGAAATGGTTATTTTTCCCTGGCAAGCTGGAGATATTTTAATGCTCGATAATATGCTTACAGCGCATGGACGGATGCCATTTGTGGGTGCGCGAAAGATTGCAGTGGGAATGGCAGAACAATACAGTAATTAA
- a CDS encoding class I SAM-dependent methyltransferase — protein MNLIQSLKSFPRQVRAFLQPNDLSKVAALYAHEEWPRLRFAHRYQSHFAPLKWKKLKILAIGVGGYEDHTIGGEALKTFKTYFPNSMIYGIDIVDKRYLEEDRIKIFHGDQNDESFMKDVFNETGALDIIIEDGSSANEHHIKAFYKFFPVLNEGGIYAAENIHHSYWPSLGQKWSDFAQESVMMQNWVNVGGSLDLNDPKTVMNMFKKLVDGLNYEEFLNPGYTPSYFDKNIVSLHFYHNLVIVYKGDNSEGSNFIENNTLQPFVLETLGVNSLDDLGLEFPEIDQKADEMSLTFTTIKS, from the coding sequence ATGAACTTAATCCAATCATTAAAAAGTTTTCCGCGTCAAGTTAGGGCATTTTTACAGCCAAATGATTTAAGTAAAGTAGCGGCTCTTTATGCCCATGAAGAATGGCCTAGACTGCGGTTTGCTCATCGCTACCAAAGTCATTTTGCTCCCCTGAAATGGAAAAAACTCAAGATTTTGGCAATTGGTGTAGGGGGTTACGAAGATCACACAATTGGAGGTGAGGCTTTAAAAACTTTTAAAACTTATTTTCCAAATAGTATGATCTACGGTATTGATATTGTTGATAAAAGGTATTTAGAAGAAGACCGAATTAAAATATTTCACGGCGATCAAAATGATGAATCTTTTATGAAAGATGTTTTCAATGAAACCGGAGCATTAGATATCATCATTGAAGATGGCAGTTCGGCTAATGAACATCATATTAAAGCCTTCTACAAATTTTTTCCTGTACTCAACGAAGGCGGGATTTATGCTGCGGAAAATATTCATCATTCTTACTGGCCAAGTCTTGGACAAAAGTGGTCAGACTTTGCTCAAGAAAGTGTGATGATGCAAAATTGGGTAAACGTGGGTGGAAGTCTTGACTTGAACGACCCAAAAACTGTGATGAATATGTTTAAAAAATTAGTTGATGGATTGAATTATGAAGAATTTTTAAATCCCGGCTATACTCCATCTTATTTTGATAAAAATATTGTTTCTTTGCACTTTTACCATAATTTAGTAATTGTGTATAAAGGCGACAATAGTGAAGGTAGTAATTTTATTGAAAATAACACTTTGCAACCATTCGTTTTGGAAACTCTGGGTGTCAATTCATTGGATGATCTGGGGCTAGAATTTCCAGAAATCGACCAGAAAGCAGATGAAATGAGTTTGACTTTTACCACTATTAAAAGCTGA